In the genome of Cellvibrio sp. KY-YJ-3, one region contains:
- the eno gene encoding phosphopyruvate hydratase, with protein MTKIVDIKAFEILDSRGNPTVMAEVILDDGSIGSATAPSGASTGSREALELRDGDKSRYLGKGVLKAVNNINTTIKNLVVGMDSLDQRALDNAMIKADGTDFKTVLGANAILAVSLANAKAAAISKKVPLYAHIADLNGTPGKYSMPVPMMNIINGGEHADNNVDIQEFMIQPVGAKTFAEALRMGAEIFHTLKKILHDQGLSTSVGDEGGFAPNLPSNEDALKVISTAVEKAGYKLGDNVTLALDCASTEFYKDGKYDLAGEGRVFTTNEFSDYLADLAAKYPIISIEDGKDESDWAGWADLTQKIGHKIQLVGDDLFVTNTKILKEGIDKKIANSILIKFNQIGSLSETLDAIKMAQDAGYTAVISHRSGETEDTTIADLAVATAAGQIKTGSLCRSDRVSKYNRLLRIEAELGAAAPYKGRAEFKS; from the coding sequence GGCTCAATTGGTTCTGCAACTGCACCGTCTGGCGCGTCTACCGGTTCACGCGAAGCATTGGAATTGCGCGATGGTGACAAATCACGCTACTTGGGTAAGGGTGTTTTGAAGGCTGTTAACAACATCAATACCACTATTAAAAATCTGGTAGTGGGTATGGATTCATTGGATCAGCGCGCGCTAGATAATGCCATGATCAAAGCTGATGGCACCGACTTTAAAACTGTGTTGGGTGCAAACGCAATCTTGGCAGTGTCCTTGGCAAACGCCAAAGCAGCTGCAATCTCCAAAAAAGTTCCACTCTATGCACATATCGCTGACCTGAACGGTACTCCAGGTAAGTACTCTATGCCTGTGCCTATGATGAATATCATTAACGGCGGTGAGCATGCTGATAATAACGTGGACATTCAGGAATTCATGATTCAGCCCGTTGGTGCAAAAACCTTTGCTGAAGCATTGCGTATGGGCGCGGAAATTTTTCACACCCTGAAAAAAATCCTGCACGATCAAGGCTTGAGCACTTCTGTTGGTGACGAAGGTGGTTTTGCACCAAACCTGCCATCCAATGAAGATGCACTGAAAGTGATTTCTACCGCTGTTGAAAAAGCCGGTTACAAGTTGGGGGACAACGTTACTCTGGCATTGGATTGCGCATCAACTGAATTCTACAAAGACGGTAAGTATGATCTGGCTGGTGAAGGCCGTGTGTTCACTACCAACGAATTCTCTGATTACCTCGCTGATTTGGCCGCTAAATACCCAATCATCTCTATTGAAGATGGTAAAGACGAAAGCGATTGGGCTGGTTGGGCTGACTTGACACAAAAAATTGGTCACAAAATCCAATTGGTGGGTGATGATTTGTTTGTTACTAACACCAAAATTTTGAAAGAAGGTATTGATAAGAAAATCGCTAACTCCATCCTGATTAAGTTCAATCAAATTGGTTCGCTTTCAGAAACACTGGATGCGATCAAAATGGCACAGGACGCAGGATACACTGCGGTAATTTCTCACCGCTCTGGTGAAACTGAAGATACCACTATCGCTGATTTGGCGGTGGCAACTGCTGCTGGGCAGATCAAAACTGGTTCTCTCTGCCGTTCAGACCGCGTATCCAAGTACAACCGTTTGCTTCGTATTGAAGCCGAATTGGGTGCTGCTGCTCCTTACAAAGGCCGCGCAGAATTCAAGTCGTAA
- a CDS encoding septum formation initiator family protein, producing the protein MKWLLLVLIILLSYLQYRLWIGDGSLAHAHRLENEIKLQQAEIDRMRERNRILDVEVEELKTGLDTIEERARNDIGLIKKDETFFIILDDEK; encoded by the coding sequence ATGAAGTGGCTGCTGCTGGTGCTGATAATTTTGCTGAGCTATCTGCAATACAGATTGTGGATTGGTGACGGCAGTCTTGCGCATGCACATCGGCTGGAAAATGAGATTAAACTACAGCAAGCTGAAATTGATCGCATGCGTGAGCGCAATCGCATTCTTGATGTTGAAGTGGAAGAGCTAAAAACAGGCTTGGACACTATTGAAGAGCGCGCACGTAATGACATTGGTCTGATTAAAAAAGACGAAACTTTTTTTATTATCCTCGATGACGAAAAATAA
- the ispD gene encoding 2-C-methyl-D-erythritol 4-phosphate cytidylyltransferase — protein MTVSNQQAPAYWVVVPAAGIGARMGADCPKQYLRLLNKTVIEHTLSRLLAVHGVAGVYVALSPDDTYWRQLPIANHPAIYDVAGAAERAGSVLNALVALTSVAKPYDWVLVHDAARPCITPVDIELLIRGVADHPVGGILGVPVSDTLKMVSDGNILSTTDRRALWQAQTPQIFRLGLLHDCLQRALVEGKTITDEASALEAFGYKPLMVKGRSSNIKITYPDDLAIASFLLQQNT, from the coding sequence ATGACAGTATCTAATCAGCAAGCCCCTGCTTATTGGGTGGTAGTGCCTGCCGCGGGCATTGGTGCGCGTATGGGTGCTGATTGTCCCAAGCAATATCTTCGGCTGTTAAATAAAACGGTTATAGAGCATACCTTGTCCCGGTTATTGGCCGTTCATGGCGTTGCTGGTGTCTATGTGGCATTGAGTCCAGATGATACCTATTGGCGGCAGTTGCCTATTGCCAATCATCCCGCCATTTATGATGTTGCGGGTGCAGCAGAGCGTGCTGGTTCAGTCCTGAATGCATTGGTTGCGTTAACCTCTGTGGCGAAGCCATACGACTGGGTTTTGGTGCATGACGCCGCGCGTCCTTGCATTACACCGGTGGATATTGAATTGCTCATTCGCGGTGTGGCGGATCATCCCGTTGGCGGTATTCTTGGGGTGCCCGTCAGCGATACCTTAAAAATGGTCAGCGATGGGAATATCCTGTCTACAACTGATCGTCGTGCTTTATGGCAAGCGCAAACTCCGCAAATATTCCGTTTGGGCTTATTGCATGATTGTTTGCAGCGTGCATTAGTTGAAGGTAAAACTATTACGGATGAGGCATCCGCGCTCGAGGCCTTTGGCTATAAGCCGTTGATGGTGAAAGGTCGCAGCAGCAATATAAAAATTACCTATCCTGATGATTTGGCAATTGCCAGTTTTTTATTGCAACAAAATACCTAG
- the ispF gene encoding 2-C-methyl-D-erythritol 2,4-cyclodiphosphate synthase: MRIGHGYDVHAFGDGDKIVIGGVVIPHQRGLIAHSDGDVLLHALCDALLGAAALGDIGKHFPDTDMQYRNIDSRALLRMVYAKLNQLGWKLANADMTIVAQAPRMATYIPHMVETIAADLHVDLSQINVKATTTERLGFTGREEGIACYAVVLIEKNNH; this comes from the coding sequence ATGCGTATTGGTCATGGTTACGATGTTCACGCGTTTGGCGATGGCGATAAAATTGTTATAGGTGGTGTTGTTATTCCTCATCAGCGGGGTCTGATCGCCCACTCTGATGGTGACGTGTTGTTGCACGCCTTGTGTGATGCCTTGTTGGGGGCGGCGGCCCTAGGCGATATTGGTAAGCATTTTCCTGACACTGATATGCAATACCGCAATATTGATAGCCGTGCACTGTTGCGTATGGTTTATGCAAAGCTCAATCAACTGGGCTGGAAGTTGGCCAATGCAGACATGACCATTGTTGCTCAAGCTCCACGCATGGCAACCTACATTCCCCACATGGTTGAAACCATTGCAGCTGATTTGCACGTGGATTTGTCGCAAATCAATGTCAAAGCCACCACCACCGAGCGTTTGGGCTTTACCGGGCGCGAAGAAGGTATTGCTTGTTATGCGGTTGTTCTGATCGAAAAGAACAATCACTAA
- the truD gene encoding tRNA pseudouridine(13) synthase TruD, with translation MTEFSLDFPRAYGELNASAIFRDQPEDFKVDEDLGFEPLGTGEHVFLQILKRGENTAWVAGKIAELAKVNINDVGYAGRKDRHAVTTQWFSVYMPKGIEPDWILLNSDTIYVIRVARHQQKLRRGDHRQNYFVIRLRDLQTDSRPVLEQKIHQVLTLGVPNYFGEQRFGFNGNNLIEADAILVGGKRYKDKQKRGLMLSAGRSYLFNQVLAVRVVAGNWCDLVSGDPEPQSSGPLWGRGRSLASDELLAFEQTVLADWQQWCDGLEHAGLSQERRPLRLLPANAQWRWIENDLELSFSLAAGEFATAVLRELAQLTNRSQDSLIELE, from the coding sequence TTGACAGAATTTTCGTTGGATTTCCCGCGTGCATACGGCGAACTGAATGCATCGGCTATTTTTCGTGATCAACCGGAAGACTTTAAAGTGGATGAAGACTTGGGCTTCGAACCACTGGGGACGGGTGAACATGTTTTTCTGCAAATATTAAAGCGCGGTGAAAACACGGCGTGGGTTGCCGGAAAAATTGCCGAGCTGGCAAAGGTTAATATTAATGATGTTGGATATGCTGGCCGCAAGGATCGCCATGCAGTGACCACCCAATGGTTTAGTGTTTATATGCCAAAAGGTATTGAGCCGGATTGGATCTTGCTTAACAGCGATACGATTTATGTGATTCGCGTTGCGCGCCATCAGCAGAAGCTGCGTCGAGGTGATCATCGCCAAAATTATTTTGTAATTCGTTTGCGCGATCTTCAAACAGATAGTCGTCCTGTATTGGAACAAAAAATTCATCAGGTGCTAACCTTGGGCGTGCCCAATTATTTTGGCGAGCAGCGTTTTGGTTTTAATGGTAATAATTTGATAGAAGCCGATGCAATTTTGGTGGGCGGTAAACGTTACAAAGACAAACAAAAACGCGGGTTAATGTTATCTGCCGGGCGCTCCTATTTGTTTAATCAGGTTCTCGCTGTGCGAGTTGTTGCAGGTAATTGGTGTGATCTTGTATCGGGCGATCCCGAACCTCAATCATCCGGCCCCTTGTGGGGGCGCGGTCGCTCATTGGCAAGCGATGAGTTATTGGCGTTTGAACAAACAGTGTTAGCTGATTGGCAACAATGGTGTGATGGGCTGGAGCATGCCGGATTGTCGCAAGAGCGACGACCTTTGCGTTTGCTTCCTGCAAATGCCCAGTGGCGCTGGATAGAAAACGATTTGGAGCTTTCCTTTTCGTTGGCTGCCGGTGAGTTTGCCACTGCTGTTTTGCGTGAGTTAGCGCAGTTAACTAATCGCTCACAGGACTCACTTATCGAGTTGGAGTAG
- a CDS encoding protein-L-isoaspartate(D-aspartate) O-methyltransferase: MTDLLMQGVGMTSLRTRERLIQRLRDQGVTNMRVLDVMLNTPRHIFLDEALAHRAYEDTALPIGHGQTISQPYIVARMTEVLLGAAGGNLQKVLEVGTGSGYQTSVLAQLVPQVYSVERIKPLQDKARDRLRQLGLRNVQMRHADGGFGWPEAGPYDGIISTAAPQAIPDELLKQLAPGGVLVIPVGGREQQLHLVIHDAESGKFVTRILEPVKFVPFLSGTAR, from the coding sequence ATGACAGACTTATTGATGCAAGGTGTAGGTATGACCTCGCTGCGCACCCGTGAGCGTCTCATTCAGCGTTTACGCGACCAAGGCGTAACGAATATGCGCGTCCTGGATGTAATGTTAAATACCCCGCGCCATATCTTTCTGGATGAGGCTTTGGCTCATCGTGCCTATGAGGATACAGCCTTGCCAATCGGGCACGGGCAAACCATATCCCAGCCTTACATTGTGGCGCGTATGACAGAAGTGTTACTGGGCGCTGCGGGCGGCAATTTACAGAAGGTACTTGAGGTGGGTACGGGGTCCGGTTATCAAACCAGCGTCTTGGCGCAACTTGTTCCACAGGTTTACAGCGTTGAGCGGATAAAACCACTGCAAGACAAAGCCCGCGACCGATTGCGTCAATTAGGTTTGCGCAATGTGCAAATGCGTCATGCCGATGGCGGGTTTGGCTGGCCGGAAGCTGGTCCTTACGATGGTATTATCAGTACTGCTGCGCCTCAGGCAATTCCGGATGAACTGTTAAAGCAATTGGCTCCGGGCGGTGTTCTCGTAATTCCGGTTGGGGGCAGGGAGCAGCAGCTTCATCTTGTTATCCATGATGCGGAATCCGGTAAATTTGTGACCCGGATTCTTGAGCCGGTAAAGTTTGTCCCGTTTCTATCGGGGACTGCGCGGTAG
- a CDS encoding peptidoglycan DD-metalloendopeptidase family protein encodes MPKLAFFSSRLLINLFVISIKICLLTGCLSNHSAPVEDKSRTNIKRPLAHVVIPGDTLFSIAWRYGLKYEALAKHNGINAPYLIRPSQVIRLDIAAKAQSNQGSRTQATNSRKMSPTKNTRFVSVPKSTSKIKQTVVTASDKPNSQLLGAPQWRWPTQGAILSSFQSNSGLNKGIDIGGKLGEPVLAAASGKVVYSGSGLRGYGKLLIIKHNETFLSAYAHNNVLRVKEGDFVKAGQTIAEMGSSGTDRVKLHFEIRRDGTPVDPMKFLPRR; translated from the coding sequence ATGCCAAAGCTTGCATTTTTTTCCTCAAGATTACTTATAAATTTGTTCGTTATATCGATCAAAATTTGCTTGCTAACTGGTTGCTTAAGCAATCATTCTGCACCTGTTGAAGATAAGTCACGTACCAATATCAAGCGCCCATTGGCACATGTTGTGATTCCCGGTGACACACTGTTTTCTATCGCATGGCGTTATGGCCTAAAATATGAAGCTCTCGCAAAGCACAATGGAATCAATGCTCCCTATCTAATTCGCCCATCTCAAGTCATTCGGTTAGACATTGCTGCCAAGGCGCAGAGCAACCAAGGCTCGCGCACCCAGGCTACTAACTCCAGGAAAATGTCACCTACTAAAAACACCCGGTTCGTTAGTGTCCCCAAGTCAACTAGTAAAATAAAACAAACAGTTGTGACTGCGTCCGATAAGCCAAATAGTCAGCTTTTAGGTGCACCACAGTGGCGTTGGCCCACTCAAGGTGCAATTTTGTCATCCTTTCAAAGTAACAGTGGTTTAAATAAGGGTATTGATATTGGTGGCAAATTGGGAGAGCCTGTGCTTGCAGCAGCTTCAGGAAAGGTTGTTTATTCAGGAAGCGGGCTGCGCGGTTACGGCAAATTGCTCATTATCAAACACAATGAAACCTTCCTGAGCGCGTACGCACACAACAATGTTTTGCGAGTAAAAGAAGGTGATTTTGTTAAAGCTGGGCAAACAATTGCCGAAATGGGTTCTAGTGGTACCGATAGGGTAAAACTTCACTTTGAGATTCGCCGCGATGGAACGCCTGTTGATCCAATGAAGTTTTTACCGCGTCGTTAG
- the rpoS gene encoding RNA polymerase sigma factor RpoS has protein sequence MTLHNSDSTTLDRDDTFIAQDIDIEDAELLLAEEDDVPKPSMSSASERIIDDKYNKTLDATQIYLNEIGFSPLLSAEEEVYFARKALKGDVAARKRMIESNLRLVVKISRRYVNRGLALLDLIEEGNLGLIRAVEKFDPERGFRFSTYATWWIRQTIERAIMNQTRTIRLPIHVVKELNIYLRAARELSQKLDHEPTPEEIANLLEKPVADVEHMLSLNERVTSIDAPIGNSSDRAIVDTIADTHVSDPAALLQDSDLTTSLDHWLDELTEKQREVLARRFGLRGYEVSTLEEVGHEIGLTRERVRQIQVEALKRLRDIMEKQGLDSTALFSV, from the coding sequence ATGACTTTACATAATAGTGATTCAACGACTTTAGATCGTGATGATACTTTCATAGCACAAGACATTGATATTGAAGATGCAGAGCTTTTGTTGGCGGAAGAAGATGATGTGCCCAAGCCTTCAATGTCCAGTGCTAGCGAACGAATTATTGATGACAAGTACAATAAAACCCTCGATGCCACCCAGATCTATTTAAATGAAATTGGATTCTCCCCTTTACTCAGTGCAGAAGAAGAGGTTTATTTTGCCCGCAAAGCGCTTAAAGGCGATGTCGCTGCGCGTAAACGGATGATAGAAAGTAACCTTCGGTTAGTTGTTAAAATTTCCCGTCGTTATGTTAATCGTGGACTTGCCTTGCTGGATTTAATTGAGGAAGGCAATCTTGGGCTTATCCGTGCCGTAGAGAAGTTTGATCCAGAGCGTGGTTTCCGCTTTTCGACTTATGCTACCTGGTGGATTCGCCAAACTATTGAGCGTGCAATCATGAATCAGACGCGCACAATTCGTTTACCCATACATGTTGTAAAAGAGTTAAATATTTATCTGCGCGCAGCGCGTGAGCTTTCTCAAAAGTTGGATCATGAGCCAACACCCGAGGAAATTGCCAATCTTCTGGAAAAGCCAGTGGCAGATGTCGAGCATATGCTAAGCCTTAATGAGCGGGTGACATCTATCGATGCCCCAATAGGGAATTCTTCTGATCGTGCAATTGTTGATACTATTGCAGATACCCACGTCTCTGATCCTGCCGCATTGCTACAAGATAGTGATTTGACTACCAGCTTGGATCATTGGTTAGATGAGCTTACAGAGAAGCAGCGCGAGGTGTTAGCACGCCGTTTCGGATTAAGAGGGTACGAGGTAAGCACCCTTGAGGAAGTGGGTCACGAAATTGGCTTGACTCGCGAGCGCGTACGTCAAATTCAGGTTGAGGCGCTTAAACGTTTGCGCGACATAATGGAGAAGCAAGGACTAGATAGTACTGCGCTTTTTAGTGTGTAA